From Arachis hypogaea cultivar Tifrunner chromosome 3, arahy.Tifrunner.gnm2.J5K5, whole genome shotgun sequence:
tttgtattattttttttttagaaaaataatgtaaaatgtttttcattttattttttgtcatttagaataaattaaatctatattatttgaaattataaaaaaattatctttaataaatcaatctaattttattatatatataattaaaaaattttgttcatAACTTTTTTAAAGGTAATAGTATTTTGTAAATATTCATaattacaatataaaataaaaatagcaaaaatattatataataaaattttatttaacaaaatcaatacaaataataatttttaaacaaagaaaagttttATATTGACATAGAAAGTATGATCCCAAGCTGAAGTCCAAAATTCAACTAATGTTATGATCGAACACCAACAAAAAATTATTGATACTAATTAAATCCAATTTATCTAATTTAAAGGATGCAAAAGTAGTAAATAGTTAACATTTTCTACATGCATCCTGTTTATGGTGGcccatcaataataatttattcattaaTGCGGGTCCTATTATTATAGACAAAATTCAATCTCATTTTAACACCTCAAATTTATACATGTAGAAATTTTTGACCATTTACATAGTAGCATTGgcctaattataattaattaattatatgcatCTAACTATTTAAGCTCTAGAATTGAATACCATATATATTACTTAAATAACTTAATTCTAACATTAGAATTTGATTAGTTTAGTTCCAAAAGATTTTGAAAGTTGGTCTCACTTTATTAGTCAAGTCTATTTAATTTAGACatgtaatatttaatttattaatttttaatttaattttattattatttatgagttTATTTTATCAgcaatattttaaagtaatttagtGAAAAATGTTGCTAATATAATATGTcatataattttgatatacttttaatttatcaataattaaaaatcaaattatttaaaataataattgtatttcttggtcaataataataaaaatgtataaaaaagtaaaaaaagaatgCTTTTAAATACATGTTATGATACTTTATGTATATTAATACATTATACAATATTAATAatcaatattatttaataaacgtagatattaatatattgttatgagaaatgtaaaccccgctaaattagtaaataattagttaataaattaaatttttataataaaaattagaaataaaaagttttatattaaaataggatagagcttttTAAAACGAgcattttgacactaatttcgaaaaatttgaccCAAAATTAGACTAGACAGACCGACCGGTCGAACCGGACCAAACCGGATCTGTGGTCCCAACCGGACCCATCACTTAagtgactgattttaatgtatATCTAACCTGGTTCATTATAATATGTATTTAAGCTTACAAAACCACCCTGAATAAGAATAATGTACCATGGACTCAACATGTAATCAAGATTCAAAATGATAATCACTGATTAAGACCAGAAGATAAACTAAAAACAAATGGtaccaacaaaaaaaaagggaagggaaacattttattcaaataaaaccATACTGCGATAAAGATTAAACATCGTTACTAGACACTAAGGAAGAATGTTGAAGATAAGCTCTATAGAAATTTCTGTATCCACCACAGCACTCCAAACTAAATAAATATTCGAGCTATACGCAAAATGTTCTTTATGCTATCAAATCACAATTAGCACAAATATAAGAACTACAGGCCTTGCAGCTTTCACAAATCAAAGACTCAAATAAAGGAAGTTGCCTCAATGATGTAGAAAgaacaaaattgcaattaatttATAATCCTGTTCTACATTTGTGGTGACAGACCAGACTATCAGGGCTTGAAAGCAGAAAATGCCACCACAGAATTGTGTCCACCAAATCCAAATGAATTTGAAATGcctgaaatgaaatgaaaaaaaatcaacCATTAGCTGTTCAGATTATGGCATTTATCTTGTGTAACGGAAAATTACCATGGTTGTTGAATTATATAGAAACTTACCAACATTAATTTCATGCTGCTTCTTGACATTGGCAACTGTGTCAAAATCAACTGCTGGTTCTGGATTCTGCATCCAATAGCAAGGACAAAATGTTATTACGACAAAACATTTAAATGAGAAAAAACAAAGCACCATGAAGATCAAACTCAACAACTGAAGCTTTGTATGGTACTAACGGGCAATTAAAGTAAAAGTGTTAATAATAAGCAGCCATAATAACAGGATCCTTCTTGTGATCTGGCTCAGCCAATAGACCTCAAAGTAGTCAGCTgcaaattaaaaatctaatagGATATATGCGCACTTATCCGTGGAGATTACTgcaatgacttctctcataaacATTGATGACACATTCAAGTTTCTAGATGAAATTTCAAATAACTCAAGGAAGAGAAGACCTAATCTTTTTCCCCAAAGAAAGGAGTCAACTATTACCGTCGTACATAAAATAAGGGATAAATATGCCGACATTGACCATATATAAAAAATTGTCAGACCATAACAAAAGCTCATGCTGTATGTTGAACATAGTTGACAACAAATAATCTTAATCAGATAAAAAAGAATTAAGTATACATACGAATTGATTGATTGACGGATGCAGCCACCCTGTTGTTATGGCTTTCACTGTTGCAATGGCTTCCAAACCTCCGGCTGCACCAAGGCAGTGCCCAATCATAGACtgataaataatttcaaaaaaaaaaaaaatccgtcAACTCATTTACCATGGAACTAATAGAATATAATCTGCTATAATTGACAAGTAGAAGACAGAAAAGCTTTCACCAGCAAATAAAGGCAAAAATTGGGATAATACCTTTGTTGCGTTGATTTTGATGCCATCAGTTTTCTTGAAAATCTTCTTAATAGCATTAATCTCTGCCAAGTCACCAGCAAGAGTAGAAGTTGCATGACAATTGATGTAGTTGACCTGGAAAGAAGTATTTGATATGCTTTCAATACACCAATTTAAGGCTTGCATGAATCCAAGttagaacataaattaaaaataaagcaaaatttgCCTTCGCATTTATTTCCATTAGTAGTTCAAGCTCCTCTCTATGGGAATGGAGGAGGGTAGTTATAAGATAGTTAACTTAAGGCCATAACTCCCATTCACACTGTATGTGTTACTTATTTGGACTTCTTGGTCTCACTAATTATACCAATTGTCCACTAACTTCTCCACAACATTATCCAAACCTCAATGCTAGTGAATCATGGAGACCTACTCCAAGCTCCAACTTATACTACCTAGTAGAAACTCTCCAAAATATGTCGGCTATGTTGGATAGTGGCCTCCcctatcatatcatatcatgtgCTAAAAAGATATTGATAACACATCCCTGACTAATAGATGGTAACAGGAAAGCAAACATATCAACTGGAGAGACATCCACGAGgaatgatataaataattaacagTAGAACTTCTTTCAACAGATAAAATCAGCAACAAAATTAGACAACAGGTGTCGGGAATAAAATCGTACCTCCTCAGGTGAGACACCAGCATCTTCAAGGCTGCTctgaatgcatgaagaaacaccAAGCCCATCAGATCTTGGATCAGTCATGTGATAAGCATCACAGTTAACAGCACCTCCCAAATATTCAGCAATAATAGGCGCACCTCGCCTCATGGCATGTTCAAGACTCTCCATTACCTGAGACCCAACAAATGAAGAAGACAACTATCTTTTCAGAAACAGGGAAATATATATTAGCAAAGAGCCACAGTACTAAAATATCAAATCacttttaattgtcaattaaaGTGACCAACATAAGGAAGATTGCCactaaagaatgaaaacaaaatatGTAAGCAGGAGTTTGTTCTATTTGCACTTTTTGGGCTGCCTTACCAGAACTCCAGAACCTTCACCCATTACAAAGCCATCTCGGTCTTTATCCCATGGCCTTGAAGCAGTTTTAGGGTCATCGTTTCTCTGAGAGAGGGCCCTGCATGCAACAAAACCCCCTAACCCAATTGGAATGATGGCAGCTTCAGTCCCACCAGCTATCATCAAATCAGCCTCTCCCCTGCGGATGTGATTTGCAGCAGCATAAAAGCAATAATTGGAGGTAGCACATGCAGTTGATATGGAATAGTTTGGACCCATGAAACCAAGATCAATTCCAAGCAAAGCAGAACCCATGTTAGTAATGGCATAAGGAATGAAGAACGGTGTTATTTTGCGATGTCCTTTCTCAATTAGAGCCTGAACACCATCCGAAAATACTGTAAGACCACCCATCCCTGACCCGACAAGAACACCGGCCTTTTCCTTGTCAAGCTGCAAATAATACAGAGTGATTTAAGCTTTTCTATATTGCTCAAAATAAGCAAAAACAATTCAAAGCACAGGTAGGCCTGATTCAAGTTTTTTAACATTAATACAAGAGTAGCAAACCACCATCAGAAGGAATTGAAAGAATTTAGAAAGTATGTACCAATTCAAAATCCAGATAGGAGTTCTGATCAATGCCATAAAAATATGATTCCATTGAAGCAATAAAaagccacaaaaaaaaaaaaaaatttgcagtaACTCAcatttctaaatgaatcaaaagCTCAAATATACAAACAAACAACGTTCTCATTCAAACTGAACTCAACACCTAGGTGACCAATTAAGCACCAAACTATCAGTGAATCAGTGACCAAATGCAGAAACTGATTCCtattaacaaaacaaaataattaacaGATCTAAGATGCAGAAGCAGCAAAGAAGATTGAACCACATAAGTTAAAACACGACCATCACCGACCAAATCAAAATATGGGGAATTCCCATGAAAAACGCACCTTGTTGAGCTTTTCGCCCCCGAGGTCAGCGTTCTCGAGAGCCTTCTTACCGGCGACAATGCAGTACCGGAGACAATCATCGAGCCTGCGGTCGTTCTTGCCATCGATGTAGCCTTCGGAGCTGAACCCACGGATCTGGCCGCCGAACCTGGTGGGAAACTTGGAGGCATCAAAGCGGTCGATGGTGGTGATACCACTCTCCCCGGCGAGGAGTCTGTCATAGAAAGTGTCGACGTCGTTGCCGAAGACGGAGGCTAGGCCCATTCCGGTGATTACAACGCGCTTCTTTGGATCCTTCTGCCTCTGAGGAGCCGAAACCTTGGGGGAGACGGCGGCTGCGGAGACGGTGAAGGAGACCCTCTTAGATGCGCGGCGCGTGGATATGGGAGGATTGGTTGATTTGCGAAGTGGGTCCAACGGAGAGACGCGGAGCGTGGGTGTGTGAATGGCTTGCATGATGGTGGAACAGTAACAATTAGCGAATGCAACTCCAGAGAGACAGAGAGATAGAGAGAAGTGGTTTTAGAGCTAccaggtgtttgtgaaaatgtctcTGTTAGTTTGTTAATTGCGTTGCGTTGCGTTAAGTTGCTTGACTGAGTGTGTTTTTCTATATGCTTCTTGTTTATATCGTATTGTTATGGTGTCATGAAAGCGGAACCGGGCACGCCCACACACAACCAAGCAGGAGGCGATAAAAACAAGGCCTTGACACATCCCATTTTTAGTATTCTCCGACACCATCACCTTCCACCATTGCATTTCcatatatcaataaaaaaaaaaaagtcttacTAATTTTTTACGACTAATAAATAAATGCATTAATACAAATAAACCACTATTGAATACTAATTGCAATTgggttaattaattttttttatgaaaatagttCTCTACTATTGAGTACTTCttcatttatgtatttttgttttatgacaatttttatgaaattgattaaattttatttaaggttGCGGTTCCATCTAGGTAGTTAGTTAACCTGATTTTGGATTAGCCATGCCCAATCAAAATTAATATGGAGTACAACTAGTAGGTTACTAGAGATGTCTATATTAGGTAGCGTTTAGTGGAGAGATAGAGACGGaaagattgagactgagagacagagattaagagatagagatcgaaataaatttcagtattttgtttggtgcaaaatgagagacagaaattgaaataagaataaaattctaatttaatttgtataaatgataaaattggaattaattaattgaaatgaaagtattttagatataaaatgttattaaagttttagtcttcatctctaaaaattttagtcccctgtgttCCTATtttttaaggtagcgtttgttttgaggtactgagacagagagtGAGAGACTGAAACtcagtactaaaatttctgtttctgtctctaaaatttcagtatttcaatacctccaaaaaagtagggacacaaggGACTAAAATTtatagagatggagactgaaactttaataacgttttatatctaaaatattctcatttcaattaattaattgtagtatttataatatttaaaccTTTTTTTTTGTCGGTGGATTGAACAATTCTCAATTCTAGATACACAATACACCCAAACACTTTtcacatatttttattatattttttctcaattGCATTTTTTAGGGTTTAAACCCTAGACCTTGAGGTGGAGAGGGGAAAAAAATGCCATTAGAGCCAAGTTTTTTTATGGTGTTCGAACTTCGACGTTCAATGAAAAGAACAAAAACTAAATCAAGTTTAGCAcgtaagtaaaaatatttaaaaaaaaaaaaagaaagataccaGATTTAGGTGTATGGTTTATCTACTCAATACCCATCAACTGTAAAGTAGTTAGCTCAACCCAACTCAACCCAACTccatttaatgaattttattttgggCCAAGACTGTTTAGGAAAATGCAAAGCTCAATAAAGTGGACCCCTTCAGTGTAACGTCGTCACGATTAGTTAGCTCTACCCAAACTAAAAAAGGTCTGAAGATTTGTAAATGTTTTTATATTTACACACAAAAAAAAGACTCCccctaataaaaaaattcttctaCAAACAAAATTGTATaaacgagaaaaaaaaaagaaggtaaCCATGACGGTGTCGTTTAGGTTTGAATAACGGGAAGCGTGTTTATGGGCTATGGCTTCCAGCACAGCTGACACTGACAGCTCTGCTAAACCGCACCACTGAAcacgaagaagaaaaagagagggCGATGGCGGGAAGGGCTAAACGGAAAACCTCTGCTTCTGCGTCACCCTCTTCTTCTGTTCCTTCCCGGTACCACTCTTCTATTTACtctctagtttctccattacccAACTCAACTAATTTTTGCACTATCTCTGTATCAATGTACTCTCTTTCAATTAGGTCATTGTGTTCAACATAAAGTTGCTTACTTCCTTCACTACTGGGTTTTTTAACTCTTCCTTTGtcactttttttttgtattattattgttatcagtAAATTCGCGAAAATATTGCGATAAAAGAGGTCATTCTTTCTCTGGAAAGATTGTACTAAAAAAGTTCCATCCTGATAATTGAGAAAAATTGAGTGATTAGAAACATGAATTTGGGAGGTActgtcttatttatttatttattatcatatcTGCTTCAGACatcacacctgaaaaaataagcAAGGGGATGGAGTTCTGGAGTTCATCTAGGTCTAGGTTCTCTGGATTCAAGTGTTGCTAGTGTATTAGAACAATGATTGATGATAACTACATTCAAATATCTAAATATGATGTTGTTGTGGAATTTTCAGCAAACTAGTGTTGAACATCAAAACAAGCAGGGGGATGAAGAGATCACTGCGGCAGGCTAATTCGAGAAAGAAACCCAAAGCAAAACAAAAGATTGATGCTAAGAAGCCAAAGAAACCTCCCactgctttcttctacttcttgtAGGGCGATTATTTTTCCTCCATCTTTCCCTGTATTTAATTTATACTTGCTATTGATGATCTTTTATGTTGTCTTACTGGTAGTTATACTTTATATATGGTATTGCTAAGACTCATAATGGCAGGTTCTAACGTGTTACTCACCTGTTCACCACTGGAAACGCCATTTAGCTCCAGTTTAGTTTCATGTATGTATGTTCCAGGTTCATGGCATGGCATTGTTTGTATATCTTGAATGAAATATTAAGCTCTCCCAAATAGTTGGAAAAGTGCCGGTGTTTAATTTTAGAAAACAAACCTGCAGTTAGTGTTATATGCTTCTTTCTTTGCCCATCTTACTGATTACTGATCCTAGAAGTATGATCCACTGGAATTAATAATGTTCTGGAATTGTAAGGTAAAGTAATTGACTTTAGAGGGAAAAGTGCTGGGGAGGTAATCACTTGATGGAAAGTTTGTGCTTACAAGTCAGTTTGGATGCATCAGTATTTTATGTTCAAGAGTCAAGACAATCATTTGTATTAAAAATTATGGTTATCACAAGCCATTTAATCATGATTTTCCTGCTATAGTTTGCTTTCCTTGTTACTAGCTTGTTTTTTTGTTCTTTGTTCAGTATATTGCCATTTACTTCAGCATTGTATACATAAACCAACTGCTTCATTTCCATTGATGGAAAATAttgtaatttttcaaatttattgTGCTTACTTGAAGTCCTTTGTTGTCATTCTTAAGGGAGGATTTTCGTAAAGAATTTCAAGAGCAGAACCCCGATGTCAAGTCAATGCGAGATGTATGTATACAATCTATTGTATCTGTAGTAATTCTGATCTAGTTTATAGGTTTAGTTTGTCTTGAAGCAAGATAGTATTTGTttgcaaattaattatttataaaattcggATAATTTCTAAAATTCCAATACAACATTAAATGTGATCCCCGCTTCTATTAAAAAATTGTCAGTTATTTTAGACTTGAGAATTTGCAAAACGTTTGTATACTTTGCATGAATAGCGACTATATTAttgctgctgctgttgttgttgttacttGTTATTCTTTGTAAATTAATGCACTTCCTTTTGGTAATTCTTCCTTCATGTGTTAGTTCAGATTGGCAAGGCATGTGGAGAGAAGTGGAAAACGATGACTTATGAGGTTAGGACTTAGGTTTAATGTAACCTCTCCTTTCCTCGTTTAGCCTGAATTGCATTATTATGGCTGCAATCTTTGGTGCTGGTCGCATTAGAAATGGTATCTTTATATGCTCGTAACACAGCTCTTCATTAACTGCACAAGaacatttatttatattttaaatgagATCCTGTGACGCACAATTTGTGCCTTTGAGGAGACGCTCCTTTTTGTGTTAAAACGTTCACTTACTCGCATCAACTGCATTCATTCCAAATCTTTTAAATTCGTTCATTTAGATCTGAGCGAAAAGAAATATGGCTTTGGTTGAATTCTGTGCTAATAACACCAGTATCTTACAGGAGAAGGTTCAATACTATGATATAGCAACAGAAAAGCGCGCAGAATTTGATATGGCAATGGCAGAATATAATAAGAAAATGGTAATAATTTATTATGTTCATGGTATTGAACTCACTCTTGTTTACCTTGTTATGAAAGAAACAGTTCGTTTTGTTTTGTTGCTGATTGGCAGGAAAACGGTGAATTTGAAGACACTGATGAAGAATCGGATTTTGATGAATAAGACCCATGTAATTATTATTAGTTAGCTAGATAGAAGGTTTGGAACTGTTTGAATTAAAGCTGCTTGGTCTGAAATTGTACATCTAGTTTGTAGTCATCTCTGCTTTATCCTTGTGAATAACTATCGTTCTCTCTATCAATTTTTTGTGTAAAGTACATCTGTTAATTCCATTTGGATGCTTAGTAATAGAATTGCAGATTTTTGGGCATAATGCTTAATAGAATGTTTTATTGTAACATTATTTCTCTCAAGGTTGTCAAACTTGCGAATCTAGTGTGAGTTTACTTCTTGTGAATTTATTTTACTCAAATCTGATCATTTAAATTGAACAATTTCACCACAtaacacataataaattaaaataatagtacATGATATAATAATTACATTCAAATCTTTAACAATTAGTCAATTATACAACTAGTACAATGCACTACACAGGCACAAAGCAAAAGCAAAGCTCGAATCAGCGGCAAAAGCACAAGAGCGAAACAGAAGCAGGGAATAGAACTTAAAAGCTCGTATCAGGGGTAGAACTCAGAAGCAGATGCAACAACAGCCAAAAGAGATGAAGTAAAACCAAAATGAGTGAACGATGAAGAAGGACAGAGGAAAGAGAAGGTCGAGAAGCACGAAGAAGACGGAAGCTAAGAGCATCGAAGCTAGATGGCAAatgatgagttttttttttatagctCAAACGACATAATTTTGGCTCAAAATGGGGTAAAAATCAAACTCGCAACCTGGGGAGTAAACTCGTGATTATTGTTAAATCCAATTTTTTGCTTAAGTGGAAAAGCGTTGTATGCAATTATATGGAAATAACTCTGGAAAAAtgctgctttcttttttttttaaatagaatagCTTCTTCATAGCGCATGTTCATTTTACTTTTAATGCTCTTCTTTATTAGGGAAATTTTAGAAtccaaaattagcaattaaagaagcaaaaatatGCAGGGCAAAGTTATACTTTCCTCTGTAGAAACATCAGAATACCATAGCTCAGAaatagaaaggaagaagaaagatggatCCTCACACTTTTTTAACCCTATGTTGAAGTAAGGTTCCCAAATTTTCTTCATGTTTTATTCACTGGTATCCTTCACTTCTAACCTATTTCTTGTGACACAACCCAATGGATAGAACTGAA
This genomic window contains:
- the LOC112734606 gene encoding 3-oxoacyl-[acyl-carrier-protein] synthase I, chloroplastic, with protein sequence MQAIHTPTLRVSPLDPLRKSTNPPISTRRASKRVSFTVSAAAVSPKVSAPQRQKDPKKRVVITGMGLASVFGNDVDTFYDRLLAGESGITTIDRFDASKFPTRFGGQIRGFSSEGYIDGKNDRRLDDCLRYCIVAGKKALENADLGGEKLNKLDKEKAGVLVGSGMGGLTVFSDGVQALIEKGHRKITPFFIPYAITNMGSALLGIDLGFMGPNYSISTACATSNYCFYAAANHIRRGEADLMIAGGTEAAIIPIGLGGFVACRALSQRNDDPKTASRPWDKDRDGFVMGEGSGVLVMESLEHAMRRGAPIIAEYLGGAVNCDAYHMTDPRSDGLGVSSCIQSSLEDAGVSPEEVNYINCHATSTLAGDLAEINAIKKIFKKTDGIKINATKSMIGHCLGAAGGLEAIATVKAITTGWLHPSINQFNPEPAVDFDTVANVKKQHEINVGISNSFGFGGHNSVVAFSAFKP
- the LOC112734608 gene encoding high mobility group B protein 14, coding for MAGRAKRKTSASASPSSSVPSRKLVLNIKTSRGMKRSLRQANSRKKPKAKQKIDAKKPKKPPTAFFYFLEDFRKEFQEQNPDVKSMRDIGKACGEKWKTMTYEEKVQYYDIATEKRAEFDMAMAEYNKKMENGEFEDTDEESDFDE